One region of Drosophila subobscura isolate 14011-0131.10 chromosome J, UCBerk_Dsub_1.0, whole genome shotgun sequence genomic DNA includes:
- the LOC117895690 gene encoding GATOR complex protein Iml1 isoform X9, whose translation MKFYKLNTHTRGCNKSYDADLVMNLKDHPNANVGDVVEIYVPDDENGTHLLLQITEFSGSCGRDVISIESGIAIAFKWRPYSNVVMRIVNPADVALDSIEITFKDQYMGRSEMWRLKTYLTDTCVYVNKKIDYNDMQIRCQVYEMWSQGERVASGVITEDTKIVFRSSTSMVYLFLQMSSEMWDFDIHGDLYFEKAVNGFLTELFQKWKKLSCNHEVTIVLFSRTFYAAKSLDEFPEHMRDCLQLDYKGRFYEDFYRVAIQNERNDDWCTVLGQLRKLFTSYQETVLRYHERQHMKIPPATNSTATQGNFLEVLNISLNTFEKHYLDRTFDRTGQLSVVITPGVGVFSVDRELTNITKQRIIDNGVGSDLVCVGEQPLHAVPLLKFHNKDTTLTSADDYSLPHWINLSFYSTNKKIAYSSFIPRIKLPLFVSDQSLNADEGEENERNFLSCKQSEYKHNSLFDYDAYDEQIFQPLPAQSTCSLQRVVRAKKTSVPSLETYAYRNNDWENLTPTQIPAMRRKMSDPDIHHGTSAMLAALPDTTNLSESLASEKNSRRTIVSIAPIVRPGRALINPFDPSQVTIKLTSNRRRWTHIFPKGPTGVLIQQHHYQAVPAKIAPAGQRPLQQIHNNSQSSTTNNNETEESACDAGEQYDRLSTHSMLSKSVSSHSFVMGDEKIDFFKRRQNSLLNALPANVPNLTATQAKSYVWGATGEQEWTPAITTGNSRECGGGGGNGQTFAAHCRERTSLWRRLRARTDGVGNRVGDGWQRKNHHRR comes from the exons ATGAAGTTCTACAagctgaacacacacacgcgtggCTGCAACAAGTCGTACG ATGCTGACCTGGTGATGAACCTGAAGGACCATCCCAACGCAAATGTGGGCGATGTGGTGGAGATATATGTGCCAGACGACGAGAATGGCacgcatctgctgctgcagatcacAGAGTTCAGCGGCAGCTGTGGCCGCGATGTGATAAGCATCGAGTcgggcattgccattgcctttaaATGGCGGCCCTACTCGAATGTGGTGATGCGTATAGTGAATCCGGCAGATGTGGCCCTCGACTCCATAGAGATTACCTTCAAGGATCAGTACATGGGCCGCTCGGAGATGTGGCGCCTCAAAACTTATTTG ACGGACACCTGTGTGTATGTGAACAAGAAGATTGACTACAACGACATGCAGATACGCTGCCAAGTGTACGAAATGTGGTCACAGGGCGAACGCGTGGCCAGCGGCGTCATCACTGAGGACACAAAAATCGTCTTCCGCAGCAGCACTTCCATGGTGTACCTCTTCCTGCAGATGTCCTCGGAAATGTGGGACTTTGACATCCACGGGGACTTGTACTTCGAGAAGGCAGTGAATGGCTTCCTCACCGAACTCTTCCAGAAGTGGAAAAAGTTGAGCTGCAACCACGAGGTGACCATCGTGCTCTTCTCGCGCACCTTCTATGCGGCCAAGAGTCTGGATGAGTTCCCCGAGCACATGCGCGACTGCCTGCAGCTGGACTACAAGGGTCGCTTCTACGAGGACTTCTATCGCGTGGCGATTCAGAACGAGCGCAACGACGACTGGTGCACGGTGCTGGGGCAGCTGCGCAAGCTCTTCACCTCCTACCAGGAGACGGTGCTGCGCTATCACGAGCGCCAGCACATGAAAATCCCCCCAGCCACAAACTCCACGGCCACGCAGGGCAATTTCCTGGAGGTGCTCAACATTTCGTTGAACACTTTCGAAAAGCATTATCTGGATCGCACCTTCGATCGCACCGGGCAGCTCTCGGTGGTGATTACGCCCGGCGTGGGTGTCTTCTCGGTGGACAGGGAGCTAACGAACATCACCAAGCAGCGCATCATCGACAATGGCGTGGGCAGCGATCTGGTGTGCGTGGGCGAGCAGCCGCTGCACGCTGTGCCGCTGTTGAAGTTCCACAACAAGGACACCACGCTGACCTCCGCCGATGACTACTCCCTGCCGCACTGGATCAACCTGAGCTTCTATTCCACCAACAAGAAGATTGCCTACTCCAGTTTCATCCCGCGCATCAAGCTGCCGCTTTTCGTCTCCGATCAGTCGCTCAACGCGGACGAGGGAGAGGAGAATGAAAGGAATTTCCTCAGCTGCAAGCAGTCGGAGTACAAGCACAACTCCCTCTTTGATTATGATGCGTATGATGAGCAGATCTTTCAGCCATTGCCGGCACAGAGCACATG CTCCCTTCAGCGCGTGGTTAGGGCCAAGAAGACATCGGTGCCGAGTCTGGAGACGTATGCGTATCGCAACAACGACTGGGAGAACCTCACGCCCACACAGATCCCAGCCATGCGACGCAAAATGTCCGATCCGGATATACATCATGGCACCTCAGCCATGCTGGCTGCACTG CCGGATACCACAAATCTCTCGGAGTCTCTCGCTTCTGAGAAGAACTCCCGTCGAACGATTGTCAGCATTGCGCCAATTGTGCGTCCCGGACGTGCTCTCATCAATCCCTTTGATCCCTCTCAAGTGACAATAAAATTGACATCGAATCGCCGCCGCTGGACGCACATTTTCCCCAAGGGCCCCACGGGCGTGCTCATCCAGCAGCATCATTACCAAGCAGTGCCAGCAAAGATCGCACCAGCGGGTCAGCGTCCGCTGCAGCAAATCCACAACAATAGCcagagcagcaccaccaaTAACAACGAGACGGAGGAGTCTGCCTGCGATGCGGGAGAGCAATACGATCGTCTGTCCACGCACTCCATGCTAAGCAAATCGGTATCCTCGCACAGCTTTGTGATGGGCGATGAAAAGATTGACT TTTTCAAGAGGCGACAGAACTCGCTGCTGAATGCATTGCCCGCGAATGTTCCAAATCTGACGGCAACGCAGGCCAAATCGTATGTCTGGGGAGCCACGGGCGAGCAGGAGTGGACGCCGGCAATTACCACGGGTAA
- the LOC117895700 gene encoding protein phosphatase PTC7 homolog, translated as MHSLHWTSRMISRALRSSFSTLLESATGAGAASKVGEGALKSATPRPHFVSVVCGFAKDNLRHKYKPGKYGEDSWFKASTEQADVMGVADGVGGWRSYGIDPGEFSSFLMRTCERLVQCSHFNPQRPVNLLAYSYCELMEQKKPILGSSTACVLILNRETKTVHTANIGDSGFMVVRQGEVVHKSEEQQHYFNTPFQLSLPPPGHGPNVLSDSPESADTMSFPVEDGDVILIATDGVFDNVPEALLLDVLRDVEGERDSVKLQMTANTLALMARTLSLNSEFLSPFALSARRNNIQARGGKPDDITVVLATVAM; from the coding sequence ATGCATTCGCTTCACTGGACATCGCGTATGATATCGCGTGCCCTCCGTAGCAGCTTTTCCACACTCTTGGAGTCTGCCACCGGGGCAGGGGCGGCCAGCAAGGTTGGCGAAGGTGCTCTCAAGTCTGCCACCCCGCGGCCACACTTCGTGTCTGTGGTCTGCGGATTCGCCAAGGACAACCTGCGGCACAAGTACAAGCCTGGAAAGTATGGCGAGGACTCCTGGTTCAAGGCATCAACAGAGCAGGCGGATGTGATGGGCGTGGCCGACGGCGTCGGCGGCTGGCGCAGCTACGGCATCGATCCGGGCGAGTTCTCCTCCTTCCTGATGCGCACATGCGAGCGCCTGGTGCAGTGCAGTCACTTCAACCCGCAACGACCCGTCAACCTGCTGGCGTACAGCTACTGCGAGCTGATGGAGCAGAAGAAGCCCATTctgggcagcagcactgccTGCGTGCTAATCCTCAATCGGGAGACCAAAACGGTGCACACTGCCAATATCGGAGACAGTGGCTTCATGGTGGTGCGGCAGGGTGAGGTGGTGCACAAGTCTGAGGAGCAACAGCACTACTTCAATACGCCCTTCCAGCTCTCCCTGCCCCCGCCCGGCCACGGCCCGAACGTACTGAGCGATAGCCCCGAATCGGCGGACACCATGAGTTTCCCCGTGGAGGATGGCGATGTTATACTCATCGCCACCGATGGCGTCTTCGACAATGTGCCGGaggccctgctgctggatgtGCTGCGCGATGTGGAGGGCGAACGGGATTCCGTCAAGCTACAGATGACGGCCAACACCCTGGCTCTGATGGCGCGCACGCTGTCCCTCAACAGCGAGTTCCTCTCGCCCTTTGCCCTCAGCGCTCGTCGCAACAATATACAGGCGCGCGGAGGCAAGCCCGACGACATCACCGTCGTCCTGGCCACCGTGGCAATGTAA
- the LOC117895691 gene encoding DENN domain-containing protein 5B isoform X1 encodes MTTRDNVVTSRLSKLMLNNATSSSSSPTTTNNSQTPASMVQSPTSPGEQSELNQLKRDADPQFSRFADYFVICGLDLDTGLEPDRFAGDNLHCSPLDRAYKSKPLAHYPEHVAWNPFDAHGICMLSLPQGLRFRTQKHNIEPRFHSFATTREDGKRCYGFSLVFYEEIRNRNICGAIHTLQSMFITELSNGQQTHSLSRVKQDGPVSRSLPRHFKVAGQAPQSAQSYYDINKDKLYVAKSISLICQAPYAFAAQIFLKNLYRCLPRQPGAGISLESYVYNILYEVMLPQPGKSIRVYLPPTEPHLSAIALILQRPLLATELPLLDFPLRLLFKYLGVECVIQLLTCVLLENQVLLRSTDYQRLMIVGECITSLLFPFVWPHVYAPILPAALHHFLDAPVPFVMGLHAGCEAAHKIGSEAALCFVDIDKKHIQLPEELPVFPHKQDFMAEISSVLDKFEIERDRDQEASLKNGYAVRGGSGVGGGGGIDAMISSCTLPTGLQAARRSKERFQQLQETVYTLSGPGQSPGGGPVDYQPLTAHPSKIDHVPRIADFLRRKGGIRGSQGGSPVGSPTVSLSSSPVGVYQDVDAVDATMPMPRRTEKPKLSVVEQYYQDLRINNSVREVFLNRFVHMFHAYEYFVIYPNQAKDEWLSNRETLQNFDKSSFLSDQPEHHRAFLSRFLESQMFATLIDNKILSMWESLPDEQLQLFDHRVKLLRRRHGENMICATSYEPCVLSQDSQQGFEKRLNCIDIEVTPPSEILSNRAAYFRSFPLLEKGVLNQECASRGNSLRRVKNGNKWRAREISLDQKPSSNNAINRLSANLTTADVSPALIAQANWTFVERLLKDIKSKTKRMLLEKMGNEAVALGLKGDGIEENTLIASMCDLLEKIWSHGLQNKQGKSALWAHLQAYIEMQEARIGGDSSGVEQTPPVSSSPSNKMTIATASPALAWNAMRKRMDYLSTFQTDFDGPPSPNRSRSRDRNKFVGLEQLCPLPESLEFDVKNVLAMADIKTHIGYTRAWVRLSLEKKLLSRHFRTLLSDESLLRSLYKRSAFLRCEEEKEQFLYHLLTLNTVDYFSFTNIYPTTKLPYRVVIFPSRKYGSYHTSSNVWIMVSGTMNETQRVPVPKGSLEFIFHYKNLGLLTTMRIGHDNSGPSHKWLVEQVVMRNEVTGHTYKFPCGRWLGRGVDDDSTERLLVGQRISTSVKNAELVPDTRTPPRTRSPSVQRQESLAPSEIQHQLGNCVNVIVKWHYKPSRDRDVGTLTNLLCGDDGLVKCLEQVFLCGFRSARFFGRNLYIWDYFTKVKELFEQNLQLELEDSASSMDSSFSNSSGGGNSLQRREISSIWRLYVQLMDEINGTALGKDGKFQLLMCLSLREHLLTRLIKPMALTKVTQEMYDEESFLRRRNLLTFLIQILEPLDDCHIVLENSITQGIRIPSQC; translated from the exons ATGACGACGCGTGACAATGTCGTTACCAGTCGCTTGTCCAAATTGATGCTCAAcaatgccacaagcagcagcagcagccccaccaccaccaacaacagccagaCGCCTGCCTCCATGGTGCAATCACCAACATCGCCTGGCGAGCAATCCGAGTTGAATCAATTAAAGCGCGATGCTGATCCGCAGTTTTCGCGCTTTGCCGACTATTTTGTGATATGTGGACTGGATCTGGACACGGGCCTAGAGCCAGATCGCTTTGCAG GGGACAATCTGCACTGCTCGCCCCTGGATAGGGCATACAAGAGCAAACCCCTGGCCCACTATCCCGAACATGTTGCCTGGAACCCCTTTGATGCGCACGGGATCTGCATG CTCTCGTTGCCGCAGGGCCTGCGCTTTCGcacccaaaaacacaacatTGAGCCGAGATTCCATTCGTTTGCGACCACGCGGGAGGATGGCAAGCGATGCTATGGCTTCAGTTTGGTCTTCTACGAGGAGATACGCAATCGAAATATCTGTGGAGCCATTCACACGCTGCAATCCATGTTCATTACGGAGCTATCGAATGGCCAGCAGACGCATTCGCTGAGTCGCGTCAAACAGGATGGCCCTGTGAGTCGCTCCCTGCCGCGGCACTTTAAGGTGGCGGGACAGGCGCCGCAGTCCGCACAAAGCTACTACGACATCAACAAGGACAAGTTGTATGTGGCCAAGAGCATTTCGCTCATTTGTCAGGCTCCCTATGCCTTTGCAGCGCAGATATTTCTCAAGAATCTGTACAG ATGTCTTCCACGTCAGCCTGGTGCTGGCATCAGTCTCGAGTCCTATGTCTACAACATTCTCTATGAAGTGATGCTACCTCAGCCGGGCAAGTCGATACGCGTTTATTTGCCACCCACAGAGCCGCATTTGTCGGCCATTGCATTGATCCTGCAGCGTCCGTTGCTGGCCACGGAACTGCCACTCCTCGACTTTCCTCTGCGGCTGCTCTTCAAGTACTTGGGCGTGGAGTGTGTTATACAGCTGCTGACGTGTGTGCTGCTGGAGAACCAAGTGCTGCTGCGTTCCACAG ACTACCAAAGACTCATGATTGTGGGCGAGTGCATAACATCGCTGCTGTTTCCCTTTGTATGGCCGCATGTTTATGCCCCCATTCTGCCCGCTGCACTGCATCATTTCCTGGATGCTCCGGTGCCGTTTGTGATGGGCTTGCATGCCGGTTGCGAGGCGGCGCATAAGATTGGCAGCGAGGCGGCCCTGTGCTTCGTGGACATTGACAAGAAGCACATCCAGCTGCCTGAGGAGTTGCCCGTGTTCCCCCACAAGCAGGACTTTATGGCGGAGATCAGTTCGGTGCTGGACAAATTCGAAATTGAGCGAGATCGCGACCAGGAGGCAAGTCTTAAGAATGGCTATGCGGTGCGTGGCGGCAGTGGAGTGGGAGGTGGAGGCGGCATCGATGCCATGATCTCCAGCTGTACTCTGCCCACGGGCCTGCAGGCGGCACGACGCAGCAAGGAGCgcttccagcagctgcaggagacgGTCTACACGCTGTCCGGCCCTGGACAATCACCGGGCGGCGGACCCGTGGACTATCAACCGCTGACGGCGCATCCCTCGAAGATCGATCATGTGCCGCGAATTGCTGACTTTCTGCGCCGCAAGGGCGGGATCAGAGGCTCTCAGGGAGGTTCGCCTGTGGGCAGTCCCACTGtctcgctctcctcctcccccgTGGGTGTCTATCAGGATGTGGATGCCGTGGATGCcaccatgcccatgcccagacGAACGGAGAAACCAAAGCTCTCGGTGGTGGAGCAATACTACCAGGATCTGCGCATCAATAACTCTGTGCGGGAGGTGTTTCTCAATCGCTTTGTGCACATGTTCCATGCGTACGAATATTTCGTCATCTATCCGAACCAGGCCAAGGACGAGTGGCTGTCGAACCGCGAAACGTTGCAGAACTTTGACAAGTCCTCGTTCCTCTCGGATCAGCCGGAACACCATCGGGCGTTTCTGTCACGCTTCCTTGAATCTCAGATGTTTGCCACGCTGATTGACAACAAAATACTGTCCATGTGGGAATCGCTGCCGGATGAGCAGCTCCAACTGTTTGATCATCGCGTGAAGCTCTTGAG ACGCCGCCATGGCGAGAACATGATTTGCGCCACCAGCTACGAGCCTTGTGTGCTCAGCCAGGACTCGCAGCAGGGCTTCGAGAAGCGTCTCAATTGCATTGACATCGAGGTGACGCCACCCAGCGAGATACTATCCAATCGTGCGGCATATTTTCGCAGCTTTCCGCTGCTGGAGAAGGGCGTGCTGAATCAGGAGTGCGCCTCGAG AGGCAACAGCTTGCGGCGGGTTAAGAATGGGAATAAGTGGAGGGCCAGGGAGATCTCGTTGGACCAGAAGCCCTCCAGCAACAACGCCATCAACCGATTGTCTGCCAATCTAACCACAGCGGATGTGAGTCCAGCATTGATTGCCCAAGCGAATTGGACATTTGTGGAGCGACTTTTGAAG GACATCAAATCGAAGACCAAACGCATGCTGCTGGAGAAAATGGGCAATGAGGCGGTGGCTTTGGGCCTCAAGGGCGATGGCATCGAGGAGAACACTCTGATAGCCAGCATGTGCGATCTGCTGGAGAAGATCTGGTCGCATGGACTGCAGAATAAGCAGGGAAAGTCCGCACTGTGGGCGCATTTGCAGGCCTACATTGAAATGCAAGAGGCACGCATTGGCGGCGACAGTTCAGGCGTGGAGCAAACGCCGCCAGTGTCCAGCAGTCCAAGCAATAAGATGACCATAGCCACAGCATCGCCCGCACTGGCATGGAATGCAATGCGCAAGCGAATGGATT ATCTTTCTACATTCCAAACGGACTTTGATGGTCCGCCCAGCCCCAATCGCAGTCGTTCTCGTGATCGCAATAAATTTGTGGGCCTGGAGCAGCTGTGTCCGCTGCCGGAATCTCTAGAGTTCGATGTGAA AAACGTGCTGGCCATGGCTGATATTAAGACGCATATTGGCTACACCCGTGCCTGGGTGCGTCTCTCGCtggagaagaagctgctgtCGCGTCACTTTCGCACGCTGCTCTCGGATGAGAGCCTGCTGAGGTCGCTGTACAAACGTTCGGCCTTTCTGCGCtgcgaggaggagaaggagcagttCTTGTACCATCTGCTGACCCTCAACACCGTGGATTACTTCAGCTTTACCAACATCTATCCCACAACGA AGCTGCCCTATCGCGTTGTCATCTTCCCCTCCCGCAAGTACGGCTCCTATCACACCTCCAGCAATGTTTGGATCATGGTCTCGGGCACCATGAATGAGACGCAGCGTGTGCCAGTGCCCAAGGGCTCACTGGAGTTTATATTTCAT TACAAGAACCTTGGCCTCCTGACAACCATGCGCATTGGTCACGACAATTCGGGGCCCAGCCACAAGTGGCTCGTGGAGCAGGTGGTGATGCGTAATGAGGTCACCGGACACACCTACAA ATTCCCCTGTGGGCGATGGCTGGGCCGTGGCGTGGATGATGACTCCACAGAGCGTTTGCTGGTGGGCCAACGCATCTCGACGAGTGTAAAGAACGCAGAGCTAGTGCCGGACACACGCACGCCGCCACGCACACGCAGTCCCAGCGTGCAGCGACAGGAATCGCTGGCACCATCCGAGATCCAGCACCAGTTGGGCAATTGCGTGAATGTGATTGTCAAGTGGCACTACAAGCCCAGCAGGGACCGGGATGTGGGCACTCTAACGAATCTCCTGTGCGGCGATGATGGCCTGGTCAAATGCCTGGAGCAGGTCTTCCTTTGCGGCTTTCGTTCCGCGCGCTTCTTTGGCAGAAATCTCTACATCTGGGATTATTTCA CCAAAGTCAAGGAGCTTTTTGAGCAGaatctgcagctggagctggaagaCTCTGCCTCGAGCATGGACTCCTccttcagcaacagcagcggcggtggcaatAGCCTACAGCGTCGTGAAATCTCCAGCATCTGGCGTTTGTATGTGCAGCTAATGGATGAAATAAACGGCACGGCTCTGGGCAAAGATGGCAAGTTCCAGCTGCTGATGTGCCTGAGTCTGCGAGAACATCTGCTGACGCGCCTCATCAAGCCGATGGCCCTCACCAAAGTCACCCAGGAGATGTACGACGAGGAGAGTTTCCTGCGACGGCGAAATCTTCTCACCTTTCTCATTCAGATACTGGAGCCGCTCGACGACTGCCACATTGTGCTGGAGAACTCCATTACCCAGGGCATACGCATTCCATCCCAATGCTGA
- the LOC117895691 gene encoding DENN domain-containing protein 5B isoform X2, whose protein sequence is MTTRDNVVTSRLSKLMLNNATSSSSSPTTTNNSQTPASMVQSPTSPGEQSELNQLKRDADPQFSRFADYFVICGLDLDTGLEPDRFAGDNLHCSPLDRAYKSKPLAHYPEHVAWNPFDAHGICMLSLPQGLRFRTQKHNIEPRFHSFATTREDGKRCYGFSLVFYEEIRNRNICGAIHTLQSMFITELSNGQQTHSLSRVKQDGPVSRSLPRHFKVAGQAPQSAQSYYDINKDKLYVAKSISLICQAPYAFAAQIFLKNLYRCLPRQPGAGISLESYVYNILYEVMLPQPGKSIRVYLPPTEPHLSAIALILQRPLLATELPLLDFPLRLLFKYLGVECVIQLLTCVLLENQVLLRSTDYQRLMIVGECITSLLFPFVWPHVYAPILPAALHHFLDAPVPFVMGLHAGCEAAHKIGSEAALCFVDIDKKHIQLPEELPVFPHKQDFMAEISSVLDKFEIERDRDQEASLKNGYAVRGGSGVGGGGGIDAMISSCTLPTGLQAARRSKERFQQLQETVYTLSGPGQSPGGGPVDYQPLTAHPSKIDHVPRIADFLRRKGGIRGSQGGSPVGSPTVSLSSSPVGVYQDVDAVDATMPMPRRTEKPKLSVVEQYYQDLRINNSVREVFLNRFVHMFHAYEYFVIYPNQAKDEWLSNRETLQNFDKSSFLSDQPEHHRAFLSRFLESQMFATLIDNKILSMWESLPDEQLQLFDHRVKLLRRRHGENMICATSYEPCVLSQDSQQGFEKRLNCIDIEVTPPSEILSNRAAYFRSFPLLEKGVLNQECASRS, encoded by the exons ATGACGACGCGTGACAATGTCGTTACCAGTCGCTTGTCCAAATTGATGCTCAAcaatgccacaagcagcagcagcagccccaccaccaccaacaacagccagaCGCCTGCCTCCATGGTGCAATCACCAACATCGCCTGGCGAGCAATCCGAGTTGAATCAATTAAAGCGCGATGCTGATCCGCAGTTTTCGCGCTTTGCCGACTATTTTGTGATATGTGGACTGGATCTGGACACGGGCCTAGAGCCAGATCGCTTTGCAG GGGACAATCTGCACTGCTCGCCCCTGGATAGGGCATACAAGAGCAAACCCCTGGCCCACTATCCCGAACATGTTGCCTGGAACCCCTTTGATGCGCACGGGATCTGCATG CTCTCGTTGCCGCAGGGCCTGCGCTTTCGcacccaaaaacacaacatTGAGCCGAGATTCCATTCGTTTGCGACCACGCGGGAGGATGGCAAGCGATGCTATGGCTTCAGTTTGGTCTTCTACGAGGAGATACGCAATCGAAATATCTGTGGAGCCATTCACACGCTGCAATCCATGTTCATTACGGAGCTATCGAATGGCCAGCAGACGCATTCGCTGAGTCGCGTCAAACAGGATGGCCCTGTGAGTCGCTCCCTGCCGCGGCACTTTAAGGTGGCGGGACAGGCGCCGCAGTCCGCACAAAGCTACTACGACATCAACAAGGACAAGTTGTATGTGGCCAAGAGCATTTCGCTCATTTGTCAGGCTCCCTATGCCTTTGCAGCGCAGATATTTCTCAAGAATCTGTACAG ATGTCTTCCACGTCAGCCTGGTGCTGGCATCAGTCTCGAGTCCTATGTCTACAACATTCTCTATGAAGTGATGCTACCTCAGCCGGGCAAGTCGATACGCGTTTATTTGCCACCCACAGAGCCGCATTTGTCGGCCATTGCATTGATCCTGCAGCGTCCGTTGCTGGCCACGGAACTGCCACTCCTCGACTTTCCTCTGCGGCTGCTCTTCAAGTACTTGGGCGTGGAGTGTGTTATACAGCTGCTGACGTGTGTGCTGCTGGAGAACCAAGTGCTGCTGCGTTCCACAG ACTACCAAAGACTCATGATTGTGGGCGAGTGCATAACATCGCTGCTGTTTCCCTTTGTATGGCCGCATGTTTATGCCCCCATTCTGCCCGCTGCACTGCATCATTTCCTGGATGCTCCGGTGCCGTTTGTGATGGGCTTGCATGCCGGTTGCGAGGCGGCGCATAAGATTGGCAGCGAGGCGGCCCTGTGCTTCGTGGACATTGACAAGAAGCACATCCAGCTGCCTGAGGAGTTGCCCGTGTTCCCCCACAAGCAGGACTTTATGGCGGAGATCAGTTCGGTGCTGGACAAATTCGAAATTGAGCGAGATCGCGACCAGGAGGCAAGTCTTAAGAATGGCTATGCGGTGCGTGGCGGCAGTGGAGTGGGAGGTGGAGGCGGCATCGATGCCATGATCTCCAGCTGTACTCTGCCCACGGGCCTGCAGGCGGCACGACGCAGCAAGGAGCgcttccagcagctgcaggagacgGTCTACACGCTGTCCGGCCCTGGACAATCACCGGGCGGCGGACCCGTGGACTATCAACCGCTGACGGCGCATCCCTCGAAGATCGATCATGTGCCGCGAATTGCTGACTTTCTGCGCCGCAAGGGCGGGATCAGAGGCTCTCAGGGAGGTTCGCCTGTGGGCAGTCCCACTGtctcgctctcctcctcccccgTGGGTGTCTATCAGGATGTGGATGCCGTGGATGCcaccatgcccatgcccagacGAACGGAGAAACCAAAGCTCTCGGTGGTGGAGCAATACTACCAGGATCTGCGCATCAATAACTCTGTGCGGGAGGTGTTTCTCAATCGCTTTGTGCACATGTTCCATGCGTACGAATATTTCGTCATCTATCCGAACCAGGCCAAGGACGAGTGGCTGTCGAACCGCGAAACGTTGCAGAACTTTGACAAGTCCTCGTTCCTCTCGGATCAGCCGGAACACCATCGGGCGTTTCTGTCACGCTTCCTTGAATCTCAGATGTTTGCCACGCTGATTGACAACAAAATACTGTCCATGTGGGAATCGCTGCCGGATGAGCAGCTCCAACTGTTTGATCATCGCGTGAAGCTCTTGAG ACGCCGCCATGGCGAGAACATGATTTGCGCCACCAGCTACGAGCCTTGTGTGCTCAGCCAGGACTCGCAGCAGGGCTTCGAGAAGCGTCTCAATTGCATTGACATCGAGGTGACGCCACCCAGCGAGATACTATCCAATCGTGCGGCATATTTTCGCAGCTTTCCGCTGCTGGAGAAGGGCGTGCTGAATCAGGAGTGCGCCTCGAG ATCATAA